Proteins co-encoded in one Desulfuromonas sp. genomic window:
- a CDS encoding flavin reductase family protein: protein MKKRTLGPCVTFFPQPTTLVTTVGTDGRIDLMTASWAGVVSKTPPTMGISLHHGRLTYAQLKETGCFVVNMVPASLAVEADYCGLKSGRDEDKLARTGLTAVEAAHVAAPLIAESPLNVECRVTGEVALGEYRLVLGEILEIHADEAAFGESGTMDAGTFDPLVYLGGIREYWNLGQKKADAYRDGTKLFR, encoded by the coding sequence ATGAAAAAACGAACCCTCGGACCCTGCGTCACCTTTTTCCCCCAGCCGACCACTCTCGTCACCACGGTCGGCACCGACGGGCGCATCGACCTGATGACCGCGTCCTGGGCCGGGGTTGTCAGCAAGACCCCCCCGACCATGGGCATATCCCTTCACCACGGGCGCCTGACCTACGCGCAACTGAAGGAGACGGGGTGTTTCGTGGTGAACATGGTGCCCGCATCCCTTGCCGTGGAAGCCGATTACTGCGGCCTGAAATCCGGCCGGGACGAGGACAAGCTGGCGCGGACAGGCCTGACCGCCGTCGAAGCGGCCCACGTGGCGGCGCCTCTCATCGCCGAGTCGCCTCTGAACGTCGAGTGCCGGGTGACCGGCGAGGTGGCGCTCGGGGAATACCGTCTCGTGCTCGGGGAGATACTCGAAATCCATGCCGACGAGGCGGCCTTCGGGGAATCGGGTACAATGGACGCGGGAACCTTCGACCCTCTCGTCTACCTGGGGGGAATCCGGGAGTACTGGAACCTGGGGCAGAAGAAGGCCGACGCCTACCGGGACGGGACGAAGCTGTTTCGCTAG
- the panB gene encoding 3-methyl-2-oxobutanoate hydroxymethyltransferase: MNKPKTVIDIQRMKAEGEKIAVLTAYDYPFARLMDQVGIDVILVGDSVVSVVSGYETTLPVTMDEMVYHTRAVVRGTRNALVVADMPFLSYQVDPVEARRNAGRLVKEGGAQAVKLEGGENVAETIRAIVAMDVPVVAHIGLTPQSIHRMGGYRVQGKQEEQARQLLADARAVEEAGAFALVLEGIPAALAREITAAVSIPTIGIGAGIDCDGQVLVIHDILGLCEKYSPKFVKRYADVSGTISGGISDYIREVKGGQFPGEEHSF, encoded by the coding sequence GTGAATAAACCGAAAACAGTTATCGATATCCAGCGGATGAAGGCCGAAGGGGAGAAGATCGCCGTCCTGACGGCCTACGACTATCCCTTCGCCCGGCTGATGGACCAGGTCGGCATCGACGTGATCCTCGTGGGCGACAGCGTCGTGTCGGTCGTCTCTGGCTACGAGACCACCCTGCCTGTCACCATGGACGAGATGGTCTACCACACCCGGGCCGTGGTGCGGGGGACCCGGAACGCCCTCGTCGTCGCCGACATGCCTTTCCTCTCCTACCAGGTCGACCCCGTCGAGGCCCGCCGCAACGCAGGGCGACTCGTCAAGGAGGGGGGCGCACAGGCGGTGAAGCTCGAGGGCGGCGAGAACGTCGCCGAGACCATTCGGGCCATCGTCGCCATGGACGTGCCCGTCGTTGCGCACATCGGTCTGACCCCCCAGTCGATCCACCGCATGGGGGGGTACCGGGTCCAGGGCAAGCAGGAGGAGCAGGCCCGGCAGCTGCTGGCCGACGCCCGTGCGGTCGAAGAGGCCGGGGCCTTCGCCCTCGTCCTGGAGGGAATCCCCGCGGCCCTCGCCCGGGAGATCACCGCAGCCGTCAGCATTCCCACCATCGGCATCGGCGCCGGGATCGACTGCGACGGCCAGGTGCTGGTTATCCACGATATCCTCGGGCTGTGCGAGAAGTACTCGCCCAAGTTCGTCAAGCGCTACGCCGACGTCTCCGGCACCATCAGCGGCGGCATCTCCGATTACATCCGCGAAGTGAAGGGCGGTCAGTTCCCGGGGGAAGAACACAGTTTTTAA